A portion of the Aythya fuligula isolate bAytFul2 chromosome 10, bAytFul2.pri, whole genome shotgun sequence genome contains these proteins:
- the KLF15 gene encoding Krueppel-like factor 15: MVDHLLPTDESFSSMRSSLGYFGDMTAGVRSYQMLPSPLSEDDSDSSSFCSCSSPDSQVLSSSYGSTSSAESQDSILDYLLSQASLGNTAMSWWDKRRLQPIVKEEYFRLPEFAVDMEDSGPFQPTLEEIEEFLEENMELELKDRPKSETKDLRACSQVSVASLQQKDHMLPSSSLKESKNEQLSSSTEGGQASNGGMPLENGIPVMLQIQPVQVKQESNTSPNSQGPAQDNIKIAQLLVNIQGQTFALVPQIVQSSNLNLSSKFVRIAPVPIAAKPIGPGGMIQGQTGIIMGQKFQKNPAAELIKMHKCSFPGCTKMYTKSSHLKAHLRRHTGEKPFACTWPGCGWRFSRSDELSRHRRSHSGVKPYQCPVCEKKFARSDHLSKHVKVHRFPRSNRSVRSVN, translated from the exons ATGGTGGATCACTTGCTGCCTACCGATGAGTCCTTTTCATCTATGAGGTCTTCTCTGGGATACTTTGGGGACATGACGGCAGGGGTGAGGTCCTACCAAATGCTGCCTTCTCCCCTGTCAGAAGATGACAGCGACTCGTCCAGCTTTTGTTCTTGTTCCAGCCCGGACTCCCAGGTTCTCAGCTCCAGCTATGGGAGCACGTCCAGTGCGGAGAGTCAGGACAGCATCTTAGACTACTTGTTGTCCCAGGCATCTCTGGGGAACACCGCCATGTCATGGTGGGACAAAAGGAGACTTCAGCCCATAGTCAAAGAGGAGTACTTTAGGTTGCCTGAATTTGCTGTGGATATGGAAGACTCTGGACCATTTCAGCCCACACTTGAGGAAATTGAGGAATTTCTGGAAGAGAACATGGAGCTGGAGCTCAAAGACAGACCTAAAAGTGAGACCAAGGACTTGAGAGCTTGCAGCCAAGTTTCTGTTGCCTCGCTACAGCAAAAAGACCATATGTTACCCAGCTCTAGTTTAAAAGAGAGTAAAAACGAACAGTTGAGCAGCTCCACGGAAGGTGGCCAGGCTTCAAATGGAGGAATGCCCCTGGAGAACGGGATACCGGTTATGCTCCAAATTCAACCTGTACAGGTCAAACAGGAGTCCAACACCAGCCCTAATTCCCAAGGACCAGCACAAGACAACATTAAAATTGCACAGCTCCTAGTCAACATCCAAGGACAGACATTTGCCCTTGTGCCCCAGATAGTTCAGTCATCCAATTTGAACTTGTCCTCTAAATTTGTCCGCATTGCTCCCGTCCCCATCGCCGCCAAGCCAATTGGGCCAGGAGGCATGATCCAGGGTCAGACGGGAATCATCATGGGtcagaaatttcaaaagaaCCCTGCAGCagaactcattaaaatgcaCAAATGTTCTTTCCCTGGTTGTACCAAGATGTACACGAAAAGCAGCCATTTGAAAGCCCACCTGAGGAGGCATACAGGAGAAAAGCCTTTTGCGTGCACGTGGCCAGGTTGTGGATGGAG GTTCTCCAGGTCAGATGAGCTGTCTCGGCACAGGCGCTCCCACTCAGGGGTGAAACCCTATCAGTGTCCCGTCTGCGAGAAGAAGTTTGCTCGAAGCGACCACTTGTCCAAACACGTCAAGGTGCATCGATTCCCCCGAAGCAACCGCTCCGTCCGCTCCGTGAACTGA